TGACAACGGCGTGCTGCTGCATGTTCACCCTGCGGTGATTGATGTGGTGACGGAAGAGAAAACTATCCAACTTGGCACTTCATCACAGCCTTATGTGTTGCCGCTAGCTAAGACGTCTATCCGTGAATCGGACTCTATCATCCATGCCCAATCTGGGGATGTGGTCGTCATTGGTGGTTTGATGAAATCCAGCTACGAGGAAATGGTCTCTAAAGTACCACTTCTGGGCGATATTCCGGGCCTTGGCCATTTGTTCCGTAACGTGAACCGCATGAAGCAGAAAACCGAACTGGTGATTTTGCTGCAACCTTCTGTGGTGGGTGAGCAAACCTGGCAGGAAGAGATCAACCGCTCGCGTCAGCTGCTAGACGACTGGTTCCCGGAGAATTAAGCCACTCATATGTATATGTCGCACTTTGGCCTCAATGCCGCGCCATTTAGCCTGACTCCAGACACACGCTGTTTTTTCGGCCTGCGTTCACACGTCGATGCGATAAATACCTGCGTGTCGGCGATGGAAATGGGCGAAGGCTTGGTCAAAGTGACAGGCGAGGTGGGTACAGGAAAAACCATGGTGTGCCGTTTGGTGCTCAAAGCACTGGGCGACAGCTTTACTTTGGTCTTTTTGCCGAACCCAGCCAATACGGTGGCAGGGTTGCATCGTCTGATCGCTGATGAGCTTGGCATTGATGATCAGGTGACAGAAGACAAGCTGCTTGGTGCAATCCAACAGGCAGCCATTATCGCAGCGCTAGATGAAAAGCCCGTCGTGATCCTTTGCGATGAAGCGCAGGCCATGCCGGATAAAGTGCTTGAAGCGATTCGCTTGTTGGGTAATCTGGAAACCGAGCAGCGCAAGCTTATCCAGCTGATTATGTTCGGCCAGCCAGAGCTTGATGAACGTCTGTCCCAGCACAATATGCGCCAGCTACTGCAGCGTATCAGCTTCAGCGCAGAATTAGCGACGCTGAGCTTTGCCGAAACCTCGGCTTATATCGACCACAGATTAAAAGAACAGGGCGCTTCGCCACTTTTCTCTACGTGGGCTAAGCGCCGCATTTGGGTCGCGAGTCAGGGCATTCCGCGACTCGTGCATCAGCTTTGCCATAAATCGCTGTTACTGAGTTTTGGCAGGGGCAAACACCGCGTCAGCGCGCATGCTGTTCGCCTCGCCATTAAAGATACACCTCTCGCCCGCAAGCACTCTGTGCTTCAGGCCGTTTGGGGGTAGGAAATCATGAGTGAATTAAACCGCATGTTGAGCGACCTTTCGTCGCAGCAAAGCAGTGAGAAACGCCTCGCTGTTGCATCAATCCCTTCTGTATGGGGCTTTCGCTTTGCACGTGTTGCGCTGGCTCTGGTGGCGACTTTTGTGGGAGCGACGAGTATTTCGTGGGCACTTTCGAGTGGCAGTGAGAAAACGGTTCTACCGGCGTCAACTTTGATAACTGAACCCGTATTCGTTGAGCCTGCACCTAAAGCCGTCCCTTCGCCTACCCAGAAAGTAGTGAAAAGTGAAGTCAGCTATGTGGCAATGAAAATGACGCCGAAGGTGGAAGCTGTTGAGCCAGTCTCTGAGGCGAAAGTCGAAACCAGAGCAACTGCACAGGTAGCTGAACCTGTGCTGATTGCGAAAGCAGAGCCAGTTAAAGCTGCGCCAGTGCAAGAAACAGTAGAAGTTGAACAAGCGGCCTCACTGTCAGTAGAAACCATCGAATTGACTGGCGAACAGTTGGCAGATATCGCTTACGAAAAAGCGCAGAAACGCGCTCAGGTTGGCGATACACAAAAAGCCATCGCTTTTCTGCGTGATGCGGTGAAATACAACCCGAGCCACATTGCTGCCACCAATCAATTGGCTGGGCTTTTGTATGGTCGCAGTCAATTGCGAGATGCAGAAAACGTGCTGCGTAAAGGCATCAGCGCCAACCCAAATTCCGCAACATTGAAACTCACACTGGCGCGCATGTACCAGCAAAGTGGCAGCGAAGAATCTGCGCTGAATGTGCTGTCTTCTTCGGTGAACTTGCTGGATGGCGAGCAGGTACGATTCGTGTCCATGCGCGCGGCTTTGGCACAAAAGCTGGGTAAGAACCTCGAAGCCAAGCAAAGCTATCAATGGCTGACAGAGCAAGAGCCGATGGACGGTCGTTGGTGGCTGGGGCTGGGTGTGTCTGCCGAGAAAACCGGTGCCAATGCGGAAGCCGAAAAAGCTTATGGCAAAGCCGTTCAATCTGGCGGTTTGAGCAACCAGTCAGTGAACTTTGCTCGCCAGCGTCTGGTTTACCTCCAGAACCTGAAACAGGGAGCAACAGATGGCCGTTAAACTTCGAAAACGTCTCGGTGATCTTCTTGTTGAGGAGCACATTATCACGGACGCTGACTTGAATGCTGCACTGTCCCGTCAATCTCAAACCGGACGTAAGCTCGGCGATACCCTGATGGAAATGGGCATTCTGACCGAAAGTCAGATGCTGGATTTCCTTGCCCGTCAGCTTGGTGTGCCAATGATTGATCTCAGCCTGACGCAAGTCGATCCAAGTGCTGTCAGTTTGCTACCAGAAGTACATGCCCGACGCCTTCGCGCGCTAGTGATTGGTCGTATCGGTAACACGGTTCGTGTGGCTATGTCCGATCCTGCGGATCTGGCTTCACAGGAAAGTGTGCTGAATCAGCTGCATCAATATCAGGTAGAACTTCTGATCACGGCAGAGCAGCCGTTGATCGATGCATTTGATCGCTATTACCGCCGCACCAGCGAAATCGCTTCGTTTGCTGAGCGACTGCAGGCCGAACACGGCTTAAAGCTGGAACAAAACTTCGGGGCAGACGAAGAGCAATCTGAAGAAGTCACCGTCGTTAAACTGATTAACTCGCTGTTTGAAGATGCAGTGCAGGTAAATGCTTCGGACATTCACATCGAGCCAGATGCCGATGCCCTGCGAATTCGCCAGCGTATTGATGGCGTGCTGCATGAAACTTTACTGAAAGAGCGCGCCATTGCTTCTGCACTGGTACTGCGCTTAAAGCTGATGAGCGGTATGGATATCTCCGAAAAACGTCTGCCACAGGATGGTCGTTTCAACATCAATGTTCGTGGCAATGCCATCGACGTGCGTGTGTCGACGCTTCCCGTGCAATACGGTGAGTCTGTGGTGATGCGTCTTCTTAACCAGTCGGCCGGTGTGCTGCAGCTGGAAGAAGTCGGTATGGATGCTCAGATGCTGGCGCGTTTCCGAAACCAGCTTCGTCGTCCACACGGCATGATTCTGGTGACCGGCCCGACAGGCTCGGGTAAAACCACCACGCTTTATGGCGCGCTCAATGAACTGAATGTGCCGGGCAAAAAGATCCTGACCGCGGAAGACCCGGTGGAATATCGTCTGCCGCGTATCAGCCAGGTGCAAATTCAAAGCAAGATTGGCCTGAGCTTTTCTTCCGCGCTTCGCACCTTCCTTCGTCAGGATCCGGACATCATTCTGGTTGGTGAGATGCGTGACCTTGAAACTGTGGAAATCGGCCTTCGCGCTGCGCTGACCGGTCACCTGGTACTTTCAACCTTGCACACCAATAACGCCATCGACAGTGCGCTGCGTCTTCTGGATATGGAAGCGCCGGGTTATCTGGTGGCGAGTGCGGTGCGCGCCGTGCTGGCGCAGCGATTGATCCGCCGTATCTGCCCGGACTGTAAAGTTCCTCACGCCACTGACGATGTGGAGCAGGTTTGGCTGACAACCACCCGCCCGGAAATGGCAGGCCACGGCTTCTACAAAGGCCGCGGCTGTCAAAGCTGTAACTTTACCGGCTACAAAGGCCGAATTGGTGTGTTTGAGCTTCTGGAAATTAACCCAGAATTGATGGACGCCTTGCGCGCTAACGACACTCAATTGTTTTCTACGTTGGCGGAGCAACAAGCGGGCTATAAGCCATTGGTCCACAGTGCGTTGGATTTTGCCAAGCAGGGACAAACTTCGCTGGAAGAGGCGATGAAGCTTTCTGAAGCGGCGGCGATGTCGCTGATAGGTGCCTAATGCCAAGGTATCGCTATACCGCGCGTAAGCCGAACGGAAAACGTGTTTCGGCGATTATTGAAGCTGCCAGCGAGAGCGATGCGATCGCCAATGTGTCGGCGTCTGGCTCGGTGTTGTTGTCACTGGAAGTCACCAAGGCGCGGGCACAAAAAGCCAATGCGCCGCTGTTCCAGCCAAAGGTGAAACTGGAATCGCTGGTGATTTTCAGCCGTCAGGCATACAGCTTGATTAAAGCGGGTGTACCGCTTCTACGTGCCATTAAAGGCTTGGCACAAAGCACCACGGATAAGCCATTGAAAGCTGCGCTTGAAAGTGTCGCCAATGAGCTTTCCAACGGTCGCCCTATGTCGGCGGCAATGCGTGACCACGAAAATGTGTTCAGTGATTTGTTTGTCTCGCTGGTACAGGTGGGTGAAAACACAGGTCGTCTCGATGATGCCATGCTCCAGCTGGCTGAATACTACGAGCAGGAAATGGAAACCCGCCGCCGGATTAAATCTGCGCTGCGTTACCCGACATTTGTGCTGATGGTAATCATCGGCGCGATGGCGTTTTTAAACGTCAAAGTCATCCCGCAGTTTGCAGGCATGTTTGCCAAGTTCGGCTCTGATTTGCCGTTGCCGACCAAGATTTTGATGGCGACATCGAGCTTCTTTGTCGATTTCTGGTGGCTGCTGGTGTTTGGCACCGTTTGCCTTTTCGCAGGCTTACAAGTGTGGAAGAACACTGAGCAAGGCCGTGTGAAGTGGGACAAATTTAAGCTGCGTATTCCGCTGGTGGGCAATCTGGTTAACCGAGCTCTGATGTCGCGCTTCTCGCGAACATTCGCCTTGATGCTGCGCGCAGGTGTGCCGCTCAACACTGCTCTGCAAATGTCTGGTGAAGCGCTGGATAACCACTTTCTTGGTGGCGAAGTGGACAAGATGAAAGCGGCGATAGAGTCGGGGATTAACCTCAGTTCCGTCACGGCAGACAGCCAATTGTTTACGCCATTGGTTCACCAGATGATTCAGGTGGGCGAGGAAACCGGCCAGATTGATAACCTGCTGCTGGAAGCGAGCGACTTTTATGACCGTGAAGTGGATTACGACCTGAAAACCCTGTCGGCGCGCATGGAGCCTATCCTGCTGCTGATTGTGGCGGGCATGGTATTAATCCTCGCATTGGGTATTTTCCTGCCGATGTGGAACATGCTCGACCTGATCCGTGGCGGCTAAATGCGCTGGATTTTTAGGTTCAGGGAAAGCAGTGCTGCCCAGTGGGCTTTGCTCACCGCGATTATCGGTATTGTCGTGATGGCTGCGATTCCCGCTTTTGAGCGTGTGATGCAGTTTGCCGATGAAGTGGAGTTTCGTTATCTCGCCAATGCGTTTGAAGGTTCGGCTAAGAATGTGCAATTGCGAGCTGCTTTAAAAAACGAGATTAAACAAAAAGATATCGTTACTGTTGAGGATGTCAGTTTCCGATTGAACTCAACAGATGACCATCAGCAAGGTTTTCCTTTTGCGTTGGAAAATGGCGCAAAAACACTGACAGCACTACGCGCTGAAGATTGCGGTGCATTGTTGGAACAATTTACTGACCAGTCTTACTGGCTGGATGACAGATTTCAGGCTGCGGTAGAACAAATATCCCAGCCAAAAATTCGCGCAATA
The nucleotide sequence above comes from Grimontia kaedaensis. Encoded proteins:
- a CDS encoding tetratricopeptide repeat protein yields the protein MSELNRMLSDLSSQQSSEKRLAVASIPSVWGFRFARVALALVATFVGATSISWALSSGSEKTVLPASTLITEPVFVEPAPKAVPSPTQKVVKSEVSYVAMKMTPKVEAVEPVSEAKVETRATAQVAEPVLIAKAEPVKAAPVQETVEVEQAASLSVETIELTGEQLADIAYEKAQKRAQVGDTQKAIAFLRDAVKYNPSHIAATNQLAGLLYGRSQLRDAENVLRKGISANPNSATLKLTLARMYQQSGSEESALNVLSSSVNLLDGEQVRFVSMRAALAQKLGKNLEAKQSYQWLTEQEPMDGRWWLGLGVSAEKTGANAEAEKAYGKAVQSGGLSNQSVNFARQRLVYLQNLKQGATDGR
- a CDS encoding GspE/PulE family protein produces the protein MAVKLRKRLGDLLVEEHIITDADLNAALSRQSQTGRKLGDTLMEMGILTESQMLDFLARQLGVPMIDLSLTQVDPSAVSLLPEVHARRLRALVIGRIGNTVRVAMSDPADLASQESVLNQLHQYQVELLITAEQPLIDAFDRYYRRTSEIASFAERLQAEHGLKLEQNFGADEEQSEEVTVVKLINSLFEDAVQVNASDIHIEPDADALRIRQRIDGVLHETLLKERAIASALVLRLKLMSGMDISEKRLPQDGRFNINVRGNAIDVRVSTLPVQYGESVVMRLLNQSAGVLQLEEVGMDAQMLARFRNQLRRPHGMILVTGPTGSGKTTTLYGALNELNVPGKKILTAEDPVEYRLPRISQVQIQSKIGLSFSSALRTFLRQDPDIILVGEMRDLETVEIGLRAALTGHLVLSTLHTNNAIDSALRLLDMEAPGYLVASAVRAVLAQRLIRRICPDCKVPHATDDVEQVWLTTTRPEMAGHGFYKGRGCQSCNFTGYKGRIGVFELLEINPELMDALRANDTQLFSTLAEQQAGYKPLVHSALDFAKQGQTSLEEAMKLSEAAAMSLIGA
- a CDS encoding type II secretion system F family protein, coding for MPRYRYTARKPNGKRVSAIIEAASESDAIANVSASGSVLLSLEVTKARAQKANAPLFQPKVKLESLVIFSRQAYSLIKAGVPLLRAIKGLAQSTTDKPLKAALESVANELSNGRPMSAAMRDHENVFSDLFVSLVQVGENTGRLDDAMLQLAEYYEQEMETRRRIKSALRYPTFVLMVIIGAMAFLNVKVIPQFAGMFAKFGSDLPLPTKILMATSSFFVDFWWLLVFGTVCLFAGLQVWKNTEQGRVKWDKFKLRIPLVGNLVNRALMSRFSRTFALMLRAGVPLNTALQMSGEALDNHFLGGEVDKMKAAIESGINLSSVTADSQLFTPLVHQMIQVGEETGQIDNLLLEASDFYDREVDYDLKTLSARMEPILLLIVAGMVLILALGIFLPMWNMLDLIRGG
- a CDS encoding ExeA family protein → MYMSHFGLNAAPFSLTPDTRCFFGLRSHVDAINTCVSAMEMGEGLVKVTGEVGTGKTMVCRLVLKALGDSFTLVFLPNPANTVAGLHRLIADELGIDDQVTEDKLLGAIQQAAIIAALDEKPVVILCDEAQAMPDKVLEAIRLLGNLETEQRKLIQLIMFGQPELDERLSQHNMRQLLQRISFSAELATLSFAETSAYIDHRLKEQGASPLFSTWAKRRIWVASQGIPRLVHQLCHKSLLLSFGRGKHRVSAHAVRLAIKDTPLARKHSVLQAVWG